DNA sequence from the Ramlibacter agri genome:
AGGACAGGTCCCGCAGCCATAGCCCCAGTCGTGCAGCGTGTGGTGGTCGCCCAGGTAGCAGCTGTGCGTGCCGGTTCGGACCAGTTCCACCAGCGGCTCGCCACCCAGCTGCTCCGCCAGCTGCCAGGTGCGCGCCTTGTCCAGCCACATCAGCGGCGTCTCGATGACGAAGCGCTGGTCCATCCCCAGGCCCAGCGTCACTTGCAAGGCCTTCAGCGTGTCGTCGCGGCAATCCGGGTAGCCGGAGTAGTCGGTCTCGCACATGCCGCCCACCAGCACGCTCATGCCGCGCCGGTAGGCGATGGCGGCCGCGAAGGTGAAGAACAGCAGGTTGCGCCCGGGCACGAAGGTGTTGGGCAGGCCGCCCTGTGCAAACGCGATGGCCTTGTCGGCCGTCAGCGCCGTGTCGCTGATCTGCCCCAGCACGCCGAGGTCCACCATGTGGTCCTGGCCCAGCCGGGGCGCCCATTGCGGAAACTGCCGGGGCAGGTCGGCCAGCAGGGCCTGGCGGCAGTCCAGCTCCACGCGGTGCCGCTGGCCGTAGTCGAAGCCGATGGTCTCCAAGTGCTGGTAGCGGTCCAGCGCCCAGGCGAGGCAGGTGGTGGAGTCCTGGCCGCCGGAGAAGAGCACGAGGGCGTGGGTGTGCATGGCGGGACTGTACGCGCGCCGATGGGACTTTCGTCCAATACGACTTGGCGCGGCCAAGCCCGACAGTCGCGCCATGTCACGCCTCCACCACCTCCTCTTCGCGGCGCTGTGCCTGGCGCCATCCCTCACTTTGGCGCAGGTCCCCGCCGACAGCCGCCTCAAGAAGGTGCAGGACAGCCATGCCATCACCCTGGCCTACCGCACCGACGCCCTGCCCTTCTCCTACGAGAACGCGGACAAGAAGCCCGAGGGCTACACGATCGACCTGTGCAAGGCCGTCGTCGCCGGCATCGAGCAGCAACTGGGCACCGGTCCGCTCAACGTGAAGTGGGTGCCGGTGACGACGCAGAACCGCTTCACCACCCTCGCCAGCGGCCAGGCCGACATGGAATGCGGCGCGAGCACCGTGACGCTG
Encoded proteins:
- the queC gene encoding 7-cyano-7-deazaguanine synthase QueC, which codes for MHTHALVLFSGGQDSTTCLAWALDRYQHLETIGFDYGQRHRVELDCRQALLADLPRQFPQWAPRLGQDHMVDLGVLGQISDTALTADKAIAFAQGGLPNTFVPGRNLLFFTFAAAIAYRRGMSVLVGGMCETDYSGYPDCRDDTLKALQVTLGLGMDQRFVIETPLMWLDKARTWQLAEQLGGEPLVELVRTGTHSCYLGDHHTLHDWGYGCGTCPACELRARGWQAYSGKA